From a region of the Mycolicibacterium sp. MU0050 genome:
- the nuoF gene encoding NADH-quinone oxidoreductase subunit NuoF: protein MSLEGSDVPLVSVLTRSWGEPESWSLTNYLRHEGYQALDKTLTMTPGEVIDLVKESGLRGRGGAGFATGTKWSFIPQDRSKPHYLVINADESEPGTCKDIPLMYATPHALVEGAIIAAYAIGARHAFIYLRGEVVPVLRRLRDAVNEAYDAGYLGTDICGSGFDLDLIVHAGAGAYICGEETALLDSLEGRRGQPRLRPPFPAEEGLYACPTVVNNVESIASVPPIVVNGSDWFRSMGTEKSPGFTLYSLSGHVSAPGQYEAPLGITLRELLSYAGGVRSGHELKFWTPGGSSTPLLTAEHLDVPLDYEGMVSVGSMLGTKALQIFDETTCVVRAVRRWTQFYAHESCGKCTPCREGTYWLAQIYEGLEEGTASGDDLQKLSDISDALLGKSFCALGDGAASPIISSLKYFRAEYEAHLGRGCPFDPYAAMLAAPEGVGA from the coding sequence ATGAGCCTGGAGGGATCTGACGTGCCGTTGGTTTCCGTTCTGACACGGTCCTGGGGCGAACCGGAATCCTGGTCGCTCACCAATTATTTGCGCCATGAGGGTTATCAGGCGCTGGACAAGACACTGACCATGACGCCTGGCGAGGTCATTGACCTGGTGAAGGAGTCCGGGCTACGGGGCCGCGGCGGCGCCGGGTTCGCCACCGGGACCAAGTGGTCGTTCATACCGCAGGATCGGTCCAAGCCGCACTATCTGGTGATCAATGCTGACGAGTCGGAACCCGGTACCTGCAAGGACATTCCACTGATGTATGCCACCCCGCATGCGTTGGTGGAGGGAGCGATTATTGCGGCCTATGCGATTGGTGCTCGGCATGCATTCATCTACCTGCGCGGTGAGGTGGTGCCCGTATTGCGCCGGCTGCGAGATGCCGTGAACGAAGCCTATGACGCGGGCTATCTGGGTACCGATATCTGTGGGTCGGGGTTCGACCTGGATCTGATTGTGCATGCGGGTGCGGGTGCCTATATCTGCGGTGAGGAGACCGCGCTGCTGGATTCGCTGGAGGGCCGCCGCGGCCAACCCCGGCTGCGGCCACCCTTCCCTGCGGAGGAGGGTCTGTATGCCTGCCCGACGGTGGTGAACAATGTCGAGTCCATCGCCTCGGTGCCGCCTATCGTGGTGAACGGGTCGGATTGGTTCCGTTCGATGGGCACGGAGAAGTCACCGGGTTTCACCCTGTACTCGTTGTCCGGGCATGTCAGCGCGCCGGGCCAGTACGAGGCCCCGCTGGGAATCACCTTGCGCGAGTTGCTGTCCTACGCCGGTGGCGTCCGGTCCGGGCATGAGCTCAAGTTCTGGACGCCCGGCGGCTCGTCCACGCCGCTGCTGACTGCCGAGCATCTCGATGTGCCCTTGGATTACGAGGGCATGGTGTCGGTGGGCTCGATGCTGGGGACCAAGGCGTTGCAGATCTTCGACGAAACCACCTGCGTGGTCCGGGCGGTGCGCCGCTGGACACAGTTTTACGCGCACGAATCCTGCGGTAAATGCACACCGTGCCGGGAAGGCACCTACTGGCTGGCCCAGATCTACGAGGGGCTGGAGGAGGGGACCGCGTCCGGTGACGATCTACAGAAGTTATCGGATATTTCCGATGCGCTTCTCGGTAAGTCATTCTGTGCGCTCGGTGATGGCGCGGCCAGCCCGATCATCAGCTCGCTGAAGTATTTCCGCGCCGAGTACGAGGCTCACCTGGGCCGCGGGTGTCCGTTCGACCCGTATGCGGCCATGCTGGCCGCACCGGAGGGGGTGGGCGCATGA
- the nuoH gene encoding NADH-quinone oxidoreductase subunit NuoH: MSYPGLEAFGHDPLWLIIVKAVAVFAFLLLTVLVAILVERKILGRMQMRFGPNRVGPFGLLQSLADGVKLALKEGLTPAGADKPIYLMAPVIAVIPAILAFAVIPLGPVVSIFGHHTPLQLTDLPVAVLYVLAVTSIGVYGIVLAGWSSGSTYPLLGGLRSSAQVVSYEIAMALSFVAVFLYAGTMATSGIVAAQQHTWFIFLLLPSFAVYLVAMVGETNRAPFDLPEAEGELVGGFHTEYSSLKFAMFMLAEYINMTTVSALATTMFLGGWHAPLPISLFFEGANTGWWPLIWFTGKVWAFLFFYMWLRATLPRLRYDQFMALGWKVLIPTSLAWIITVAVMRELGQDDVLPALGVGVLFLLLVAGVYRRARARGTHRLGTGSEPVIQLAGGYPVPPLTGPGEQPGVRTYFAPPSRNGKSIHSNVLSQRGSSDD; encoded by the coding sequence ATGAGCTATCCCGGTTTGGAAGCGTTCGGCCACGACCCGCTCTGGCTCATCATCGTCAAGGCCGTCGCGGTCTTCGCCTTCCTGTTGTTGACCGTCCTGGTGGCGATCCTGGTGGAACGCAAGATCCTGGGCCGCATGCAGATGCGATTCGGCCCCAACCGGGTCGGCCCATTCGGGCTGCTGCAATCGCTGGCCGACGGCGTCAAACTCGCCCTCAAGGAAGGCCTGACGCCGGCCGGGGCCGACAAGCCGATCTACCTGATGGCCCCGGTGATCGCGGTCATCCCGGCCATCCTGGCGTTCGCCGTGATCCCGCTGGGTCCGGTGGTGTCGATCTTCGGCCACCACACCCCACTGCAGCTGACCGACCTGCCCGTCGCGGTGCTCTACGTGCTGGCCGTCACCTCCATCGGCGTGTACGGCATCGTGCTGGCCGGCTGGTCCTCCGGATCGACCTACCCGCTGCTGGGCGGGCTGCGCTCGAGCGCACAGGTGGTGTCCTACGAAATCGCGATGGCCCTGTCGTTCGTGGCGGTGTTCCTGTACGCGGGCACCATGGCCACCTCCGGGATCGTTGCCGCCCAACAGCACACCTGGTTCATCTTTCTGCTGCTGCCGTCGTTCGCGGTCTACCTGGTGGCCATGGTCGGCGAAACCAACCGCGCCCCCTTTGACCTGCCCGAAGCCGAAGGCGAACTGGTCGGCGGCTTCCACACCGAATACTCGTCGCTGAAATTCGCGATGTTCATGCTCGCCGAATACATCAACATGACCACCGTGTCCGCCCTGGCCACCACCATGTTCCTCGGCGGCTGGCACGCGCCACTGCCGATCAGCCTGTTCTTCGAGGGCGCCAACACCGGCTGGTGGCCCCTGATCTGGTTCACCGGCAAAGTCTGGGCCTTCCTGTTCTTCTACATGTGGCTACGCGCCACCCTGCCGCGGCTCCGCTACGACCAGTTCATGGCCCTGGGCTGGAAAGTCCTCATCCCCACCTCACTGGCCTGGATCATCACCGTCGCCGTCATGCGCGAGCTGGGTCAAGATGATGTGCTTCCTGCGCTCGGGGTCGGAGTGCTCTTCTTGCTGCTGGTCGCCGGGGTATACCGCCGTGCGCGTGCACGCGGCACGCATCGGCTGGGCACCGGTTCCGAACCGGTCATCCAGCTTGCGGGTGGTTATCCGGTACCGCCGCTGACGGGACCTGGTGAACAGCCCGGTGTCAGAACCTATTTCGCTCCACCTTCCCGGAATGGGAAATCGATTCACAGCAACGTATTGAGCCAACGGGGGAGCAGCGATGACTAG
- a CDS encoding NADH-quinone oxidoreductase subunit G yields the protein MTLAEHNQQAPPVELVTLTIDDQQISVPKGTLVIRAAELIGVQIPRFCDHPLLDPVGACRQCLVQVEGQRKPMASCTIAVAPDMVVRTQHTSEAADKAQHGVMELLLINHPLDCPVCDKGGECPLQNQAMSNGRPESRFDKVKRTYPKPIPLSAEVLLDRERCVLCARCTRFANQIAGDPFIELLERGALQQVGIASGESFDSYFSGNTVQICPVGALTGTAYRFRARPFDLVSSPSVCEHCASGCAQRTDHRRGKVLRRLSGDDPEVNEEWNCDKGRWAFTYPTQGDRIRTPLLRDTDRGLRPASWSEAIGVAAMGLSAAAGRAGVLVGGRVTVEDAMAYSKFARMVLNTNDIDMRARAHSAEEAEFLAARVAGRVVAVSYADLESAPAVLLVGFEPEEESPIVFLRLRKAVRRTGLQVIGIAPYASRGLSKLEGRLVMTAPGSEAAALDAVAGDVPEGSVILVGERLAGSPGALSAAARLADATGARLAWIPRRAGERGALDAGCLPNLLPGGRPVDHPRAREQVMNAWNVAELPALPGRDTDAILAAARSGDLEALVVGGVELDDLPDPVAARAAVEAAPFVVSLELRESAVTALADVVFPVAPVAEKAGSYLNWEGRLRPFDRAIATTSDSDARVLNELTRAISGRSLDPASPALGPWNGAPIPAPSTEPAPPNPAAGEAVLACWQMLLDAGRLQDGEPHLAGTARPPVARLSAATAAEIGAHDTLTVRTTRGSITLPLLITEMPDRVVWLPTNSPGSHVHTQLGASSGDIVDIAAGSPS from the coding sequence ATGACACTGGCCGAACACAACCAACAGGCGCCTCCGGTCGAGTTGGTCACGCTGACCATCGATGATCAACAGATCTCGGTCCCCAAGGGCACGTTGGTGATTCGGGCGGCGGAGCTGATCGGGGTGCAGATTCCCCGGTTCTGTGACCACCCACTGCTCGATCCCGTCGGGGCGTGCCGGCAATGTCTGGTCCAGGTCGAGGGCCAGCGCAAGCCGATGGCGTCGTGCACCATTGCGGTCGCCCCGGACATGGTGGTGCGCACCCAGCACACCAGCGAGGCCGCCGACAAGGCGCAGCACGGTGTGATGGAACTGCTGCTGATCAATCACCCGCTGGACTGCCCGGTCTGCGACAAGGGCGGCGAATGCCCACTACAGAACCAGGCAATGTCCAACGGGCGCCCGGAATCGCGCTTCGACAAGGTGAAGAGAACGTATCCAAAGCCAATTCCGTTGTCTGCCGAGGTGTTGTTGGATCGGGAGCGCTGTGTGCTGTGCGCGCGCTGCACCCGGTTCGCCAACCAGATCGCGGGTGACCCGTTCATCGAACTGCTGGAACGCGGTGCGCTGCAGCAGGTCGGCATTGCCTCGGGGGAGTCCTTCGATTCATATTTTTCCGGCAACACCGTCCAGATCTGCCCGGTGGGTGCGCTGACCGGCACGGCGTACCGGTTTCGGGCCCGGCCGTTCGACCTGGTGTCCTCGCCGAGTGTGTGCGAGCACTGCGCCTCCGGTTGCGCGCAGCGCACCGACCACCGACGCGGCAAGGTGCTGCGCCGGTTGTCCGGTGATGACCCGGAGGTCAATGAGGAATGGAACTGCGATAAGGGCCGCTGGGCGTTCACCTATCCCACCCAGGGCGATCGGATCCGCACCCCGCTGCTGCGCGATACCGACCGCGGGTTGCGGCCGGCGTCGTGGTCGGAGGCGATCGGAGTAGCCGCGATGGGCCTGTCTGCCGCGGCCGGCCGGGCCGGTGTTCTGGTGGGTGGTCGGGTCACGGTCGAAGATGCCATGGCGTATAGCAAGTTCGCACGAATGGTGCTGAACACCAACGATATTGATATGCGGGCGCGAGCACATTCGGCCGAGGAAGCCGAGTTCCTGGCGGCCCGGGTCGCCGGCCGTGTCGTGGCGGTCAGCTACGCCGACCTCGAATCCGCGCCGGCGGTACTGCTGGTCGGCTTCGAGCCCGAGGAGGAATCCCCGATCGTGTTCCTGCGGCTGCGCAAGGCCGTGCGCCGCACCGGCCTGCAGGTGATCGGTATCGCCCCGTATGCCTCTCGTGGGCTGTCCAAACTCGAGGGCCGGTTGGTGATGACGGCGCCCGGCAGTGAAGCGGCCGCACTCGACGCCGTGGCCGGCGACGTGCCCGAAGGCTCGGTGATTCTGGTCGGTGAACGCCTGGCCGGTAGTCCCGGCGCATTGTCGGCCGCGGCGCGGTTGGCCGATGCGACGGGGGCGCGGCTGGCCTGGATCCCGCGGCGAGCGGGTGAACGCGGCGCCCTGGACGCCGGCTGCCTACCCAACCTGCTGCCCGGAGGCCGACCCGTTGACCATCCGCGGGCCCGCGAGCAAGTTATGAATGCCTGGAATGTTGCGGAGTTGCCCGCCCTGCCCGGGCGCGACACCGACGCGATCCTCGCCGCCGCCCGCAGCGGAGACCTGGAGGCATTGGTGGTGGGTGGTGTGGAACTTGATGATCTGCCCGACCCCGTGGCGGCACGGGCGGCCGTCGAGGCCGCACCGTTCGTGGTGAGTTTGGAACTGCGGGAAAGCGCGGTCACCGCGCTGGCCGATGTGGTGTTCCCGGTGGCGCCGGTGGCGGAAAAGGCCGGCTCCTACCTGAACTGGGAAGGACGACTGCGGCCGTTCGATCGGGCCATTGCCACCACTTCCGATTCCGATGCGCGGGTGTTGAACGAGCTTACCCGGGCCATCTCCGGTCGATCATTGGATCCGGCCTCGCCGGCGCTTGGCCCCTGGAACGGCGCCCCGATACCGGCGCCCAGCACCGAACCCGCGCCGCCGAACCCGGCTGCCGGCGAGGCGGTGCTGGCGTGCTGGCAAATGTTGTTGGATGCGGGTCGGTTACAGGACGGCGAGCCGCATCTGGCCGGTACGGCACGCCCGCCGGTGGCGCGGCTGTCGGCGGCCACCGCAGCCGAGATCGGTGCCCACGACACGCTCACGGTACGCACGACCCGGGGGTCGATCACGCTGCCGCTGCTGATCACCGAGATGCCCGACCGGGTGGTGTGGCTACCGACGAACTCACCCGGCAGCCACGTACACACCCAACTGGGCGCGAGTTCCGGAGACATCGTCGATATCGCAGCGGGGAGCCCGTCATGA
- the nuoE gene encoding NADH-quinone oxidoreductase subunit NuoE, with protein sequence MTSIDLTLGPRPDELGPPIGGPLTYPREIEDRLAIDAATIMARYPQPRSALLPLLHLVQAEDGYLTAAGIGFCARTLELTDAEVTAVATFYSMYRRAPTGRYLVGVCTNTLCAIMGGDAILDTLQHHLGVTSGDTTDDDRITLEHVECNAACDYAPVMMVNWEFFDNQTPSTAVDLVDRLRAGEQVTASRGGVICPFTHTSRTLAGLPHPDEPGGI encoded by the coding sequence CCACTGACCTACCCACGCGAGATCGAAGACCGGCTCGCGATCGATGCCGCGACCATCATGGCCCGCTACCCGCAGCCGCGTTCGGCGCTGCTGCCGCTGCTGCATCTCGTACAAGCCGAAGACGGCTACCTCACGGCCGCGGGTATCGGGTTCTGCGCCCGCACACTCGAACTGACCGACGCCGAAGTGACCGCCGTGGCCACGTTCTACTCCATGTACCGCCGCGCCCCCACCGGCCGCTACCTCGTCGGGGTGTGCACCAACACGCTGTGCGCGATCATGGGCGGCGACGCGATTCTCGACACCCTCCAACACCACCTCGGCGTCACCTCCGGTGACACCACCGATGACGACCGGATCACCCTCGAACACGTCGAATGCAACGCCGCCTGCGATTACGCGCCGGTCATGATGGTCAACTGGGAATTCTTCGACAACCAAACCCCCAGCACTGCCGTTGATCTGGTGGACCGACTACGTGCCGGAGAACAAGTCACCGCCAGCCGCGGCGGAGTCATCTGCCCTTTCACCCACACCTCACGCACCCTCGCCGGCCTACCCCACCCCGATGAGCCTGGAGGGATCTGA
- the nuoI gene encoding NADH-quinone oxidoreductase subunit NuoI — translation MTRFGDALAGFGVTFSTMFKKPITEQYPEGKQPTQARYHGRHQLNRYDDGLEKCIGCELCAWACPADAIYVEGADNTDAERFSPGERYGRVYQINYLRCIGCGLCIEACPTRALTMTNDYEMADDNRSDLIYGKDKLLAPLQPGMQPPPHAMADGATDDDYYLGHISSEGGAHR, via the coding sequence ATGACTAGATTCGGAGACGCGCTGGCCGGTTTCGGTGTGACCTTCTCGACGATGTTCAAGAAGCCCATCACCGAGCAGTATCCGGAGGGTAAGCAGCCCACCCAGGCCCGCTATCACGGCCGTCACCAGTTGAACCGGTACGACGACGGTTTGGAGAAGTGCATCGGCTGCGAACTGTGCGCGTGGGCCTGCCCCGCCGATGCCATCTACGTCGAGGGCGCCGATAACACCGACGCGGAGCGGTTTTCACCGGGTGAACGCTACGGCCGGGTCTACCAGATCAACTACCTGCGCTGCATCGGCTGCGGACTGTGCATCGAGGCGTGCCCCACCCGGGCACTGACCATGACCAACGACTACGAGATGGCCGACGACAACCGGTCGGACCTGATCTACGGCAAGGACAAACTCCTGGCACCACTGCAACCCGGCATGCAGCCCCCACCGCACGCCATGGCCGACGGTGCCACCGACGACGACTACTACCTGGGACACATTTCCTCGGAAGGAGGAGCCCACCGATGA